A single window of Eucalyptus grandis isolate ANBG69807.140 chromosome 1, ASM1654582v1, whole genome shotgun sequence DNA harbors:
- the LOC104453960 gene encoding uncharacterized protein LOC104453960 yields MEVRESRKAQRRLGSFSSFFLVAALVSITAIDASVHDYFNEAFTSRSNAFFFHGGSEGLRAPRSAIPPSSSMTSSPNITTGPKGKSFISYLLYRHERMCLHNCSGLETDGLMMSPS; encoded by the exons atggAAGTGAGAGAATCGCGCAAAGCTCAGCGTCGGTTAGggtccttctcctccttcttcctcgtcGCGGCTCTGGTTTCGATCACCGCCATCGACGCTTCCGTCCACGACTACTTCAACGAGGCCTTCACCTCCCGCTCCAACgccttcttcttccatggcGGCAGCGAGGGCCTCCGCGCCCCCCGCTCCGCGATCCCGCCTTCCTCCTCCATGACGTCGTCTCCCAACATCACGACCGGCCCCAAGGGGAAGTCCTTCATCAG CTACCTGCTCTACAGACACGAACGCATGTGTTTGCACAATTGCTCTGGATTGGAGACAGACG GCCTGATGATGTCGCCTTCATAA